A region of the Paramormyrops kingsleyae isolate MSU_618 chromosome 6, PKINGS_0.4, whole genome shotgun sequence genome:
CTAACCCGATGAGCGGAGACGTCACTTTCATTTCCATAGTGGGTTTCCATTATGGGATTTCACTACAAATCTCCTGGAAATCTTTGGTTCCTACGTTTATTTTGCTACCTAGTTTAGTCAGATTTTTTGTAGGCTTCTCTGAGAAAATTGAGGGTGATATTGACTAGTATTTTTTGGCGAATCATTACATTTCAGTGGATGATTTCTAAACAAGCCATTGTTTggcaaaataagaaaaatccTTTTGTCatgaaaaaagtattttaatgtatttaaatttCTTGCCTGAGAAATTCGTTGAATCTGAAGCGTTTTGGGCCATTCAGAGCATTTACCTGCCGGTCCCAAGTTACAAGGACATTTTCTCTCCTTTTATGGAAACACCAGCTGATGTTCTTGGCTTCTTCTCCAGCTCTTAATTTCCGTCTCCcccacccagcttttctacAGCTGCCTGCTGAACCTTCAGGACAGCAAACTCCTCCAGGAGGTGAACCCCATACGCCTCTTCAGCAACATCCAGGACATCGTGCGGCTGCACACGGCGCTGTGGGCCGAGGTCATGCTGCCCGCCGTGGAAAAGGCTCGTCAGGCCCGCACACTGCTGGACCCCGCACACCTGGAGGAGGGCTTCCGCACCGTAAGCAGCGCCCACACGCTCGCGTCCCACAAACACAGTGCCTCTCTAATCAGTaggactttgtgtgtgtgtgtgtgtgtgtgtgtgtgtgtgtgtgtgtcatctcttaggacaggggtggccaatcttattcgcaaagggccgctgtgtgtgcgggttttcgctgcaactccctaattagattactaattagtggactgattggctgaagagtcctcacacctgggtttgaacagctgacctacaggttatcccaaaaccctgcacacaccggccctttgcggagaAGATTGGCCCCCCCTGGTGTAGGACATGCTTTGTAGAATAATATGTTTACATGCATCTTCCTACTGCTTATCTAGCTTGAGTTCTCCATGACCCTGTAGCATATCCCAGGTAGCCTAAGGtacgccctggatggggtgGGTGTGTGGTTACGACACTCTGCCTATGTTCAGGTTAcctgttcaaatcccagaaatgtctctgctaaataaaaagaaatgtctATTCTGATTCGTGGCGCAATTGCAAAATAGCACAATATGGCCAATTTGAAAATACCAGCTCACTTGAATTCATGTTGTTAAATTACAAGATCAAGCAGGAATGACACAAGGAGTACTGCACAAAGCTGGGGGCGGCGTTTGAGCCCCCTACCTTGGAAATACGAGCCACTGTGCCGCCCCAAATAATGTGTGCGGGCAGCCCCAGGTTTAAGAACGTCCGACTTTCAGACTGctgcagagcctgttatattgAGAATTCGGGTTAAATACAACGATTCGTAATAACGAACGCACACGCTAGTGTGTGAAACACTGGACGCCTTCACTGGTGCCTCAGCTGGATGTACAGTTACCGTATGTAGTTACTTGTATTATTATTGCATAATTATAGGCTGTATTATCATTTTTCAGACTTGCCTCCAAATTGGGCTTAATGACATACTTGGGGAACGACACTCGTTTGTAACCTGGAGGCTGGATATTCGATAGTTAGTTTGCATAGTATGGTGGGATTTGAGGTGCCTGTACCTATAGTGGTTTGGACTGACACAGCTAAGTTTGAGATGAGTCTCCTCTGCGACTCGCGGACTCAGTCCCCCTTGGCTGGATGTGACCCGCTTGTACCCACGTGTGCAGATCGACGTCCGATTCAAGCCCTACATCCAGTACTGCATGGAGGAGGAGGCCTGCATGGAGTACATGAAGAGCCTGCTGAGGGACAATGAGCCCTTCAGGATGTACGTGACGGTGAGTCCTCCAGCCCGCCTGCTCGGCACGGCGCCCTTGGCTCCCTGCCATGTACGGTACGCGGCGTCACGAAGTGACGATCCTCTCAAACCCACAGGATTGATGTTGGGGTACTAAAGACAATCTACGTAACGGAGATGAACATTTCTATGCAGTTATCAACAATTTAAGGGAAGTAGTGACAGAGGAGATAACTGATACCaatataaaataacaaaaacaaacatttcatGTTAGCAAATGATGGCACTATATAACTCTGGGAAGTTAGGGCATGGAACACAATTAAATTTAATCCTGTCAGGACTTTGCAATGGTTCATGCTTCTAGTGGttctttggggggtggggggggggggttatggtgTGTCCTGTCCAGATGttgaccccccagccccctttcCCTCGCAGTGGGCTGAGACGCACAAGCAGTGTAACCGACTGAAGCTGACTGACATGGTAGTGAAGCCGCACCAGAGGCTGACCAAGTACCCCCTGCTGCTGAAGAGCGTGCTGAAGAAGACGGACGAGCCGGCCGGCCGCGAGGTCCTCAGCGGCATGGTGAGCGGGGGGGCCGCCGTGCAGCCATtcacatttacagcatttgcatttattcataGAGCCAATCCTTTAAAGTGGGCAGATAGCACATAACTGTTCCAGAGGCCCTGTTTGGATTCATGCTCTGGTGCATGGTATTTggttgcatttacatttactgccTTTATTGTATTGCGCTATTTTGACTTTATGATAACGGTATGATAGTGATAAAGAATAATAGCTAGAAgattttatgggaaaaattcttGAGTGTATATGGGACAAGGAGCCCatgctttctgtgtgtgtatgagtcaGGGGTGTTTACAggcccagctgaaagctgattggctcccggaATGCCTCCTTTCCCGCTACTCACCAATACAAAATGTCATTGGCTGATgagatgctttttttttttttttttttttagaattgtGCCTGGTATGTGTGTATGCTTACCCTGTATTGAACTGAGgatggcgccccctacaggtggcCTCGGTCGAGGCCTTTATCAACAGCGTGGACAGTCAGATGCGGCAGCGGCAGGAGCATAAAAAACTGGCCTCCATCTCGAGCCGCATCGAGTCCTATGAGGCCGTGGATGGGGGCGGCGAGGAGGTTGAGAAGGTAAGGGGGAAACGCAGTCATGAACATGGCGTCAGGCTGgctgtgtttccatggaaaccaaGCTCAGTCTCTCCCCCTACAGATCCTGCGAGAGTACAACTGCTTCGACCTGATGGCCCCCATGAAGGGGACACCGCCAGGGGAGACGCGGCAGCTGCACATGGAGGGACCGCTGCGCATGAAGGAGGGGAAGGACAGCAGGGTGAGGAGgccggctgccccctgctggccacaagcCGTCAcaacactaaatattaaattaatccCTTATTTAGGAGATACTGAAACTGCATGTTATGCTAATCGATTAGCCTAGCCATGATCTTCTAGCtcttctgggggggggtggtggtgagtTTTTTCAAGTGGGGCCTCAGAAACAAGGCACCTGCCCCCTGGCAGCCTGTGGGACGGAGGATAATAGACACACAACGTAATGAAAGCTGTGTTGCTGTGTTCGCGCGATTAATCGCACAAGCCTAGCCGAAGGTTGAGATCAGGCCGTTTCATGTTGAGTAAGCTTCAGGGTAACAAGCCACGGAATCCTAACTGCtgtatctccccccccccacacagatgGATGTTCACTGCTTCCTGTTCACCGACATGCTGCTGATCACCAAGCCAGTAAAGCGTGAGAAGGTTAAAGTCATCCGCCAGCCCCTGTTCATCCACAACATGGTGTGTAAGGAGCTGAAGGACactggtgagtgtgtgcccccccccccacgccccccaaTTCCACCACAGCTAGTAAAATAAGcttatagaaaagcataagaaCATAACTAAGTCCTGCGCTCTGCTGCTCTGCGTGGCTCGGTTTCAACTTTTGACctattttcagttaaatgtTTTCAGTGAACAGCCATGACTATAGCTAAGACAACTTTAGCAAAGAGGTAAATGAATAGTTTATTTTAATGACTTTGCAGTTTTTACAAATcaaacagacaggcacattaaaataaaaatggctgAGTAATGTAAGCCGAGGCCTCATTTGATGACGGGGGGGTCTGACGTGTCGCTGACTGTTCCCTCCCCAGGCTCCTTCCTCGTCATCTACCTCAACGAGTTCGGCAACGCGGTGGCCGCCTACTCCTTCCAGGCCAACAGCACCACCCAGGGGCGGAGCTGGACAGACGCCATCTGTAACGTCCGGGTACGTCGGTTCTCTCCTGCATATCAGCTCCTCTGACCACCGGCACCCTTTTCATGACACACTAGGGTAGCGCAGGAATCGCCACCTTCCTTGGCCAACCCTGGCACGTGCTTTTCCACGTCGCCGTGACGCATTCGGCGCGTCGGTGACGAGGCGGCATCCCGCCCTCTTGCCCGCCGGCGTCTGACTGTCATTTTCATGTGACAGAACCAGCTCCAGAAGCTTCACTCCGAGGAGCTCCGGCGGAAGCAGAAGCAAGCCGGGGGCGtagcggaggaggaggaggaagagagcaGTAACTCCACGGCCAGCTCCCCCTGCCTGCGGCACAAGGACCATCAGGCTGAAAGGTAATGCCTTCTGAGCCCAGAATCGCTGCCAGCGGAGGGATAGGAGATAGGGACAGTCAGTCAGtcaataaatcaatcaatcagtgtATCAATCAAACACTAAAAATGTATCTATCATATGCAAAACAGAACAGCATACAGCAGTAGGTGAAGGCAAGTAGGTTACAATTTGATATTTAACTAAAACGTAAGTTTGAGGATAAGAATGTACAGTGATAACAGATAGGATGTGCAGTTGGAGAGCACAGAAGGCTCTTGGTCTGTAGCACCTTTTGCATGCTATTCGGTGAAGTCTGTGCCCTCATTCCTACAGCCAATCAGACGGCTCCACCGAGACCCTATCCGTGGCGGTCATGGAAGACGGCGGCGACTCGTCATCGCAGGAAGCGATCCCAAACGGCTCTGCAGATGAGGCCTCCCTGGTCGGGGTTGACGTATGCAGCTCCGGATTGATGGCCGTAGAGTCCCACCGTGAGAGACTGCAGACCGACAGCCTGGATGTGCCAGGGACGGCGGATCGCTCCATGTCCATAGACAGCGCCTATGGCACGCTGTCGCCAGAGTCCCTGCTCCGACAGCTGTCCCTGAGGGAGAGGCCTGGCCAGggagaggaggatgaggaggacacGGAGGGTGAGGCGGAGGAGACGGAGggcgaggagctggtggaggagtCAGACGAGGAGGATCCCACCCGCATGGGTTCCCAGCTCTCTGTCACCGACTCCGTCAAGCTGCGGCGCTGCACACCAGTGCAGAAACACCAGCGCTGTCTACAGAACCTCGCCATCAAGTGCCACTCCGAGGACAACCTGCTGCAGCGGACGCAGGGAGGCGTGGAGGCACGCTGCAGCGCCGGCAACGTGATGAGGACACGGCTCGCCAACAGGAGGGCCGGCCTCATCCACAGCAGAAGCTTGTCGCAACTCAACAAGCAGGACTTCCTGTTCCAGGCTGAGCACGCAGACTCCGCTGAGGACCTGTCCGCTAGATGCGACAGCTCAGGCGCTTTAACGGACACCTCGGAGTGCACGGACTCTCGGCAGGTTCAGAGTACCCTGACTGGGTCGGACGGCGAGATGACGTCCTCATTCTCCCTGGGAGAGTCGGGCGGCTCTGAGGAGCCTGAGGACACGGAGCCTGAGGTGGCCAGGAGATCGCCGATGCAGCAGCACAAGAAGCTGACCCTGGCGCATCTGTACCGCATACGCACCACCGTCATGCTCAACTCCACACTCTCGGCATCGTAAGTCTGCTCCTCCTcgccacagcaccccctgctgttGCCCTTCTGCTGCCTCCTTTTCCCCAGTACACCTTTTGCTGCTTTCATCTCTGAAACACTTTGCAGACTCGCTCCTCCCcttcagtccatatttttaaatctcgataaaattattattattattattttttatagatTGGCTTTTAGTTCTAACTGTCGATAGTTATATTATCATTTTAGTCCTTGTTGGGTGTATTGTGACTATTTACGGCGTTGTCTTATGTCTTGTTTGTGCTAATTTTGTACAGCACTTCAAAAACTTCAGTTGTTCAAGTGTTCTTTAGAAAAAagaattacattacattactttACGTTACATTACATTGCTTTCCTCAGTTGTATCCTTCTGCTGAAGCACTATCAAACTTAGTCCCAGAGCACTAGAGTGtttgtggtcacatgactgtcacatgactgccagaCCGTGAGAAGAAAGCAGTACCGTTAGCTAACTGGCTGTTATACTGCCCCTTGTGCCCCATCAATGCAGGGTACTTTTATTTAGACTTTTGTCCTGGAAAGGGTGTGGAAAGCTTACGCGTGACCTGCCAAGTCATTGTCTTGACGCTGGTCTGTGATCTAACGGCATATTGCCCTGGTCTCCACCCTTTCTGAGAAACGCGATGACAGTTCCTCCATCACAAAAGGCTTAGTGTCACGATGACACACTGCACTTTTGAAGCGATGCTTCAATAGATATTTCTCATTTCACAACATGATCCCGTCTATGTCCTTTGCAACATAGTTTCCcaagtatttttgttttcccaTTAAGCTGTAAAAATATTCACACATTTCTGTTAATACATTGCTAGTTGCTATATATTCAGACATTCTTTTGATTTGCttgcctctgtctgtctctgctcctTGTTTCATCCTGATCCATGTCCTTAAGTAACATACCTGTGTCTCAACCTGTTGCATATTGTTCCTCTgcttcagaaaaaaatgttcctAAGTAAGCAAATTAGTGCATATTTTAACATCAAATCGCTTCTGATCTTTTCTTAGGGAAGTGTAGCATTCCCAGTTATCTCCTGCTCCGGACATGGATCTGCACTACTGGGGCTCACCATCCAGTGGGATCAAGTTCCCTGCAACGCCAACGCTTCCTTAAGTTAGATCTTGTGCTGCATCCTCCCGTACCTGAGACTGAGAGACCACCGGAAACCTGATCTGGACTGTTTCTTCTGAGTACAGCCTCATGGTTGTGACAGCAGCAGCACTGGTTTCCACTGTGTTCTCTCGCGTAAGACTTTGTAGTTTGCCAGGAAAGGGAGTACAGTATTGTTTTGCACTTAGTAGGTTTAAATTTGTAGAGGAGAAGTTGCTCCAGGTCTTCAAGCAGCCTGGAACATAAACATGTTGGGATTAGAAATGGGAGGCTGATCATGAGCGCCTTGCGCCCTCGCtgttgacctctgacctgaGAGGCGCCAGCTGCTCATGGATAACTTGGGAGGAACGGACTGAGCACGCGTGGACCCTGATGCCCACGGACTCCGAAAAGGATGCGAGGAGTCGAAACTCGTGAACGACCGTGATACCATAGTCCTGCAGCAACTCTGACTTCTCTGTGCTccttcgaaaaaaaaaaaaaatttgtcgtggtggaagaaaaaaaaaaaaaaaacacatggctCTTCTCAAAAGAAAAGGGGAATATTAGTGATTTATCTGCGGAACTGATGATATGTATAGCTGGTTGTGTGCCTCTTTATGAAAGGGAGATAAACAAAATTTCATAGACCGTCGATTGGTGGAGTATGCTAGCATGCCCAAAGATGTacagattaaaaatgcacatTCAGGAAAAATATATCAGTGGCAGTAACTAAGAGTACATCAGGAGAAAGTGTTCATAGACAGTCTCAGTCAGAGGTTAACAAAAAGCACTGATGAGTCAATCAGAGGTTAAACTTCTGTTAATCTAACACTAATTTTGAATAATGGATCAAAGTGTGCGTTATGTTTAGCATGTGATCCGTTTGCTTCCCAGACTCCACCACGTGAGTATACATGGCAGGTGTAAGGACTGCTGACCGAAAGATTGTGGACAGCCAGTTTAACATCCTGCCACCCAGTGGCCAAACAGGGTATAGCAGAATATATCTTTTATCTGCATGTATAAAAATGTGTGTAGCGCTGCCCTGGCACAACACTAGTACTCAGCCAGGGCTCTTACAGTGCCAGCTGTGCTCtggtcccataggctacatatGGGGCTCTTACCAGTGTCTTCCAGATCTGCTGTGCTGATGACAGTATTACTGTGCATGGGCCCCCTTTGCTCCCAGGAAGCTTGACGCCTGCTTTAATGTCATCGTAAGCCATGAAaggcaacaggtgaatacaGGTTTTCCTGAAGCATCTGCCTGAGTGCGACATTAGGGCTGGGCTTAGAGCGGAACATGTGGTCTGATTTACATTCAGTTTAATATATTTCATTGGAGGCCTACAGCCTTTACGCAAGACTGATACATTCAAGTTGAAAATTCACTTTGCTAATATACTGTACTGAAACAACCCCCTTAGCTAATCCCCTGTAATGATGCCCACAGTTAAGTTTCTTTTTGTCTTCAtatttgttacttttttttgtgtttgtgtcatatttatttaagcttgctttcttttatatacatataaaaatatggTTGATTTATTATTGGATTTTccgtttgttttgttttcctttttgtaAAAGTTTTGTAATTGAGTCGTAATGTAATTCTTAATCTCGTGTTCAGTCCTGAATCTGATTTGAAACCCAATTAACATCTTGTTAACATGTTTTGACTTATAACagtcataatttaaaaaaaaaggtatgccgtaataatttataatgtactgtacagtaaacTTGGGGGCTTTCTAGAGCACAAACACATTAACTTCCCGTAAAAACGCACCTTTCTTGCACTGTGGGCTAAAGGCACGTGTCATGACACTAAGCCAGATTTTTAGTGCATTCCATTGAAATGCTTTAATTGTGAAAAACAACGCAATTGtacgagatttttttttaatgtgtcatTGGAATTAAATGCCTAAATAGCTCTAAATTTATTTTTGGTGGAAAAGACTGAAATTGGCTATGAAGTTCTAACTGGATAATTAAAAGTTCAGAAGCGTCAGCTTTGAAAACTGATACTGTTTCCTTTGTGCTCTTTTTGTGTAGTAGAAGCAGGTCCTACGCTAAACTACTTAACCGATTGAATAATCCAACCTTGTTATAGCTGCCATTTCTGCTACTACTAGATACTGCCACTAGAGGGAGCCATTGTAGTCAAATTGTGACCAGTAAGTTTTTCTGTGCAACCTGGCTCCTTTTTTTAGTTGGTACAATAAATGAGTTGTGCTACTGAATGCAGCTGCACATATAATCGTGAAATCTGAGTATTTTAAGACTAGCACAATATACACGTAAGTGATGCAGTGGAAGAAGGTCAAATGAGGTAAAAATGCACCTTAATTTTCACATTACAGTTGAGACAATCAGGCAAAGTATTTACAGTGATTGGAGCAAAATACTTACACTTTTTATCTATTAATACCTATGTAGGCATTTACAGATTTGTCTACACATGTACAAATATAAATGTCCTTGCAAATCTCTATGGA
Encoded here:
- the plekhg5b gene encoding pleckstrin homology domain-containing family G member 5 isoform X3, coding for MLLVAEKTEDEKPAQEDKCVVCQHPDCPDRRRAAKVCHHPDCQDLNNKSPLSLCESCDTRCHLHDMDNLHLERHPRFDLQPQGSILARNVSTRSCPPCTRPPFNLDEEEDGGSGKGGPKVGRNKNNPRRYLTDDPSKECFCLKFDLNVDIDPEVVPAMKKKTLREVLGPVFERKGIQLSRVNLFVDQSNTPLLLSFEAYRFGGQYLKVKARPGEELKVEQGVKDLRSLSLPIMKPSSAQSPYILTPGSERVEHGSLGRHEAVDLLPLQGQARPRKNLPAFLGDASIPYSDAGPQLPIVGTPSLNQESRKNRTTGRLSVFFGTGTGTNTIGKEVERVEQLQNKLHSYTLFGLPKVPPQITFHQDSWEEEWEINLSLEDSWQQLLDNPKSLSKWQVHQQEAIWELLQTEATYIKKLRVITDLFYSCLLNLQDSKLLQEVNPIRLFSNIQDIVRLHTALWAEVMLPAVEKARQARTLLDPAHLEEGFRTIDVRFKPYIQYCMEEEACMEYMKSLLRDNEPFRMYVTWAETHKQCNRLKLTDMVVKPHQRLTKYPLLLKSVLKKTDEPAGREVLSGMVASVEAFINSVDSQMRQRQEHKKLASISSRIESYEAVDGGGEEVEKILREYNCFDLMAPMKGTPPGETRQLHMEGPLRMKEGKDSRMDVHCFLFTDMLLITKPVKREKVKVIRQPLFIHNMVCKELKDTGSFLVIYLNEFGNAVAAYSFQANSTTQGRSWTDAICNVRNQLQKLHSEELRRKQKQAGGVAEEEEEESSNSTASSPCLRHKDHQAESQSDGSTETLSVAVMEDGGDSSSQEAIPNGSADEASLVGVDVCSSGLMAVESHRERLQTDSLDVPGTADRSMSIDSAYGTLSPESLLRQLSLRERPGQGEEDEEDTEGEAEETEGEELVEESDEEDPTRMGSQLSVTDSVKLRRCTPVQKHQRCLQNLAIKCHSEDNLLQRTQGGVEARCSAGNVMRTRLANRRAGLIHSRSLSQLNKQDFLFQAEHADSAEDLSARCDSSGALTDTSECTDSRQVQSTLTGSDGEMTSSFSLGESGGSEEPEDTEPEVARRSPMQQHKKLTLAHLYRIRTTVMLNSTLSASEV
- the plekhg5b gene encoding pleckstrin homology domain-containing family G member 5 isoform X1, yielding MFLYWKKRGAYELEALPPLSALGAERYSWATPLDAVQDLSDEKPAQEDKCVVCQHPDCPDRRRAAKVCHHPDCQDLNNKSPLSLCESCDTRCHLHDMDNLHLERHPRFDLQPQGSILARNVSTRSCPPCTRPPFNLDEEEDGGSGKGGPKVGRNKNNPRRYLTDDPSKECFCLKFDLNVDIDPEVVPAMKKKTLREVLGPVFERKGIQLSRVNLFVDQSNTPLLLSFEAYRFGGQYLKVKARPGEELKVEQGVKDLRSLSLPIMKPSSAQSPYILTPGSERVEHGSLGRHEAVDLLPLQGQARPRKNLPAFLGDASIPYSDAGPQLPIVGTPSLNQESRKNRTTGRLSVFFGTGTGTNTIGKEVERVEQLQNKLHSYTLFGLPKVPPQITFHQDSWEEEWEINLSLEDSWQQLLDNPKSLSKWQVHQQEAIWELLQTEATYIKKLRVITDLFYSCLLNLQDSKLLQEVNPIRLFSNIQDIVRLHTALWAEVMLPAVEKARQARTLLDPAHLEEGFRTIDVRFKPYIQYCMEEEACMEYMKSLLRDNEPFRMYVTWAETHKQCNRLKLTDMVVKPHQRLTKYPLLLKSVLKKTDEPAGREVLSGMVASVEAFINSVDSQMRQRQEHKKLASISSRIESYEAVDGGGEEVEKILREYNCFDLMAPMKGTPPGETRQLHMEGPLRMKEGKDSRMDVHCFLFTDMLLITKPVKREKVKVIRQPLFIHNMVCKELKDTGSFLVIYLNEFGNAVAAYSFQANSTTQGRSWTDAICNVRNQLQKLHSEELRRKQKQAGGVAEEEEEESSNSTASSPCLRHKDHQAESQSDGSTETLSVAVMEDGGDSSSQEAIPNGSADEASLVGVDVCSSGLMAVESHRERLQTDSLDVPGTADRSMSIDSAYGTLSPESLLRQLSLRERPGQGEEDEEDTEGEAEETEGEELVEESDEEDPTRMGSQLSVTDSVKLRRCTPVQKHQRCLQNLAIKCHSEDNLLQRTQGGVEARCSAGNVMRTRLANRRAGLIHSRSLSQLNKQDFLFQAEHADSAEDLSARCDSSGALTDTSECTDSRQVQSTLTGSDGEMTSSFSLGESGGSEEPEDTEPEVARRSPMQQHKKLTLAHLYRIRTTVMLNSTLSASEV
- the plekhg5b gene encoding pleckstrin homology domain-containing family G member 5 isoform X2 encodes the protein MVPKWRMNSVLHRSPPRGWFLRLRLNEKPAQEDKCVVCQHPDCPDRRRAAKVCHHPDCQDLNNKSPLSLCESCDTRCHLHDMDNLHLERHPRFDLQPQGSILARNVSTRSCPPCTRPPFNLDEEEDGGSGKGGPKVGRNKNNPRRYLTDDPSKECFCLKFDLNVDIDPEVVPAMKKKTLREVLGPVFERKGIQLSRVNLFVDQSNTPLLLSFEAYRFGGQYLKVKARPGEELKVEQGVKDLRSLSLPIMKPSSAQSPYILTPGSERVEHGSLGRHEAVDLLPLQGQARPRKNLPAFLGDASIPYSDAGPQLPIVGTPSLNQESRKNRTTGRLSVFFGTGTGTNTIGKEVERVEQLQNKLHSYTLFGLPKVPPQITFHQDSWEEEWEINLSLEDSWQQLLDNPKSLSKWQVHQQEAIWELLQTEATYIKKLRVITDLFYSCLLNLQDSKLLQEVNPIRLFSNIQDIVRLHTALWAEVMLPAVEKARQARTLLDPAHLEEGFRTIDVRFKPYIQYCMEEEACMEYMKSLLRDNEPFRMYVTWAETHKQCNRLKLTDMVVKPHQRLTKYPLLLKSVLKKTDEPAGREVLSGMVASVEAFINSVDSQMRQRQEHKKLASISSRIESYEAVDGGGEEVEKILREYNCFDLMAPMKGTPPGETRQLHMEGPLRMKEGKDSRMDVHCFLFTDMLLITKPVKREKVKVIRQPLFIHNMVCKELKDTGSFLVIYLNEFGNAVAAYSFQANSTTQGRSWTDAICNVRNQLQKLHSEELRRKQKQAGGVAEEEEEESSNSTASSPCLRHKDHQAESQSDGSTETLSVAVMEDGGDSSSQEAIPNGSADEASLVGVDVCSSGLMAVESHRERLQTDSLDVPGTADRSMSIDSAYGTLSPESLLRQLSLRERPGQGEEDEEDTEGEAEETEGEELVEESDEEDPTRMGSQLSVTDSVKLRRCTPVQKHQRCLQNLAIKCHSEDNLLQRTQGGVEARCSAGNVMRTRLANRRAGLIHSRSLSQLNKQDFLFQAEHADSAEDLSARCDSSGALTDTSECTDSRQVQSTLTGSDGEMTSSFSLGESGGSEEPEDTEPEVARRSPMQQHKKLTLAHLYRIRTTVMLNSTLSASEV
- the plekhg5b gene encoding pleckstrin homology domain-containing family G member 5 isoform X5 produces the protein MDNLHLERHPRFDLQPQGSILARNVSTRSCPPCTRPPFNLDEEEDGGSGKGGPKVGRNKNNPRRYLTDDPSKECFCLKFDLNVDIDPEVVPAMKKKTLREVLGPVFERKGIQLSRVNLFVDQSNTPLLLSFEAYRFGGQYLKVKARPGEELKVEQGVKDLRSLSLPIMKPSSAQSPYILTPGSERVEHGSLGRHEAVDLLPLQGQARPRKNLPAFLGDASIPYSDAGPQLPIVGTPSLNQESRKNRTTGRLSVFFGTGTGTNTIGKEVERVEQLQNKLHSYTLFGLPKVPPQITFHQDSWEEEWEINLSLEDSWQQLLDNPKSLSKWQVHQQEAIWELLQTEATYIKKLRVITDLFYSCLLNLQDSKLLQEVNPIRLFSNIQDIVRLHTALWAEVMLPAVEKARQARTLLDPAHLEEGFRTIDVRFKPYIQYCMEEEACMEYMKSLLRDNEPFRMYVTWAETHKQCNRLKLTDMVVKPHQRLTKYPLLLKSVLKKTDEPAGREVLSGMVASVEAFINSVDSQMRQRQEHKKLASISSRIESYEAVDGGGEEVEKILREYNCFDLMAPMKGTPPGETRQLHMEGPLRMKEGKDSRMDVHCFLFTDMLLITKPVKREKVKVIRQPLFIHNMVCKELKDTGSFLVIYLNEFGNAVAAYSFQANSTTQGRSWTDAICNVRNQLQKLHSEELRRKQKQAGGVAEEEEEESSNSTASSPCLRHKDHQAESQSDGSTETLSVAVMEDGGDSSSQEAIPNGSADEASLVGVDVCSSGLMAVESHRERLQTDSLDVPGTADRSMSIDSAYGTLSPESLLRQLSLRERPGQGEEDEEDTEGEAEETEGEELVEESDEEDPTRMGSQLSVTDSVKLRRCTPVQKHQRCLQNLAIKCHSEDNLLQRTQGGVEARCSAGNVMRTRLANRRAGLIHSRSLSQLNKQDFLFQAEHADSAEDLSARCDSSGALTDTSECTDSRQVQSTLTGSDGEMTSSFSLGESGGSEEPEDTEPEVARRSPMQQHKKLTLAHLYRIRTTVMLNSTLSASEV
- the plekhg5b gene encoding pleckstrin homology domain-containing family G member 5 isoform X6 translates to MLNFRHRTWEVSSSPSVLPSYQAGILTHYSSLIDLQQGPPQLTTAAGRGRVAARVRCFESTGLIFPTDSPGSTGGARKAQTKPLQGQARPRKNLPAFLGDASIPYSDAGPQLPIVGTPSLNQESRKNRTTGRLSVFFGTGTGTNTIGKEVERVEQLQNKLHSYTLFGLPKVPPQITFHQDSWEEEWEINLSLEDSWQQLLDNPKSLSKWQVHQQEAIWELLQTEATYIKKLRVITDLFYSCLLNLQDSKLLQEVNPIRLFSNIQDIVRLHTALWAEVMLPAVEKARQARTLLDPAHLEEGFRTIDVRFKPYIQYCMEEEACMEYMKSLLRDNEPFRMYVTWAETHKQCNRLKLTDMVVKPHQRLTKYPLLLKSVLKKTDEPAGREVLSGMVASVEAFINSVDSQMRQRQEHKKLASISSRIESYEAVDGGGEEVEKILREYNCFDLMAPMKGTPPGETRQLHMEGPLRMKEGKDSRMDVHCFLFTDMLLITKPVKREKVKVIRQPLFIHNMVCKELKDTGSFLVIYLNEFGNAVAAYSFQANSTTQGRSWTDAICNVRNQLQKLHSEELRRKQKQAGGVAEEEEEESSNSTASSPCLRHKDHQAESQSDGSTETLSVAVMEDGGDSSSQEAIPNGSADEASLVGVDVCSSGLMAVESHRERLQTDSLDVPGTADRSMSIDSAYGTLSPESLLRQLSLRERPGQGEEDEEDTEGEAEETEGEELVEESDEEDPTRMGSQLSVTDSVKLRRCTPVQKHQRCLQNLAIKCHSEDNLLQRTQGGVEARCSAGNVMRTRLANRRAGLIHSRSLSQLNKQDFLFQAEHADSAEDLSARCDSSGALTDTSECTDSRQVQSTLTGSDGEMTSSFSLGESGGSEEPEDTEPEVARRSPMQQHKKLTLAHLYRIRTTVMLNSTLSASEV